aggaagaggaatggatgggggcAGGTAGGAGAAACTggggggagggactaggaggagaggaagcaggaagaggaaactgaTTGGGCTGGCAAAATTAATCAGTAACTAATCAATAAAAAAGACTGCACCACACTGTATGATACCAGTCTTTAAATAGTGTTTAGGTTTGCTTTATGGCAACATGCAGTCCATGTGACAGATATTCAGTATACCTGTGAAGTGCTGTTCTAATGTCCTTTGTCTTCCAAAGCTGTGTCTGTGCAAGTAAAGCTGGTGCCTGTGACTTCATATACCTCCTGTGCAGAGACCCAGGCATACTTGGAGTCTAGGAGTATCTATCTTTGggttttttcttctctgtggttgTATGTAGCTTAAAAGAAGAGACACAGCTGTGTCAGCACTCCTCTTTCCATTGTTCTGCGATTTTTAGACTCTAACCACAATTGTTTATGAAGACTTCATGTCAATGAACTGTTGACTCATTTGCCCGTTTTGTGCTATTATTTTCTTGAAATCCCGGCTATCTTGTCATTGACAAAAGGAAGTGTGTTTCCCAGAACTGTGTGATTTCCTGATGCTAGACATTTTACTGTCTGAGGATAGATAATTAGTCTATGAATTAAAGCTCTTAGGTTTGATCAGCACAGACTTTCAAGTTGCTCCTATGCACAGAATTCTAATACTTGAGTTGCCTCTGTAATTTTTTGGGAAAGCGGTAGCACATATAATTAGAGACTGCTTTGTGTGAGGAATGGTGCCCTAGGTTCTATACCACTTTGTCTTGATTGGGGGATCTGTTATTTGTCACTGTCTCATCACGATTGCTGGGAATACATGTGACAGTGAGTTTTCACTGctcagagagaaaaaggaatctAGGAAAATGGAGCTTCTACAAGGAAATCGTAAACTCTGCCCAGTGGAATAAAGGAGAACAGATGGTGTCAGGTGATGTTGGTCGCCTTAGCGACTGTgcatgaatctactgatattttaattaccGTCTGCTGTCCCAGGGTCACTCAGGCCATGGCCTGGCAGGGCATCCTGTCCGTGGCCCCAGCTCTGCCACAGCCATGATATGTGGTTTAAAttaagtctctatcattctatttatcagTAAGACTCAGGAGTCAAAGGCTGAGTTGAGAAcatgctagctcagagaggctgagtagcaacTAACTGgctgaccttgctttttggccagaGACACCTCAAGAGACACATCTCTTCCCTCGTTCTAGAACCAAGAGGGCTCAAATTATAGTCCCTGCCTTGCCTTTCTGTGCATCTTGTCTATCTAGATTTCCATCACAGTGACTATATATTTAGGACTGAGAATATTGGAGTTTCTTGGCTGGGCAATCAGCTGCTCTCCTgatgagagatggagacaggacaCCCTGGCTCTTAGGCTTAATTGGGACTGACTTTGAAATTCTGTAGTAGAAAATTTGCAATACAATTAGTAGTTATTGGTGAAAGGATTGTCTCTCAGTACATGTTGGGAAACAGAAGAtcaaaaatttgatttttaaaaatcattattttgtgtgtggtgctAGGGAATTTTTCGGGGCCTTTTGTACTCTAgtgctcccctgcccccatgctaGGTATCAAACCCAGGCTGTCATCTATTCTAGGGAAGCATTCTACCATGAACTACATCCCTAGCTCATGATAAAAGATATGAgtgataacaataaaaaaaattgaatgtaTAAAACAAGGATTGAACCAAATATTAACATGTGGATTTCAGTTAATGTGTCTGCATTTGCTTGTCATTGTAACAGTTGTACCATCTAGTGGAAGATACTAATgtaggaggaagagatggaggagatggGAGATATTTGCAATCTATACTTTCTACTTAGTTCTACAAACCTAAAAATACtcaaaaactctgtgtgtgtgtgtgtgtgtgtgatcaaatgCTCTACAATGGGTTCTTAGCATGTAGAGTTAGTTTCTAAAATGTGTTCTGGGGGTTTCCAGTGCTGCTTGACACTGGTGTATTACGAGTTGTAGTCAGCTGGGTTTGCCTCTCTTCCATATATCTCATTGACTGTTCTTCCCACCAACAGTTAGAAAGTCAAGATGCCCTAGAAACAGCAGCCCGAGCTGAGGGCCTTCCCCTGGATGTCTCTGTGCATTCTCACCTCCAAATTCTGGATGAGGAGCATACCAAGGGAAAATACCACCATGGCCTGAGTGCCCTGAAGCCCTTCCGGACCACTTCCAAGTAAGGCTCTGTTGGCTAATGATTCATCCACAAAGCAGTAAGAGTGGGTTTGAAATTTTGGGATAAAGTGAGGACAGCTGGGGAGGTCTAGTGTTTGTCAGGAGCTATTTCACACATGCTCAGCCTGGTGTGGGCTGACACTCGTGGTTGGATTTTCCTCTCCTTAGGCACCAGCACCCAGTGGACAATGCTGGACTTTTCTCCTACATGACTTTCTCATGGCTCTCTCCTCTGGCCTATGTGGTTCACAAGAAAGGGGAGCTATTAATGGAGGATGTGTGGTCTTTGTCCAAGTATGAGTCTTCTGATGTGAACTGCAGAAGGTAGGCGTCTCTGGTCCACCCTGTATACTGGATGCTAGGCCTGAGTTAGGCGGGAGGGCCAGCTGTGTGGAGTCTGAAGTGCCATGCCCTTTAAGGCACTCGACTGAGGGTGGATAGCCTGTGGACTCTTTTCCCTCCGCCACATCTCTATTTCCCTCTAATTGTGTTTCAACCAAgggctttttctctctctcagcccCGCTTCTCTTCCTGAGCCTCCGGGAGATTTTGTTGCTGCCTTGTGACAGAGTACATTTTTGATGATAGTCTCATGAAAGCCTAGTTTGTAGCATTGCATTTTACCACAGGATCCTTGAGAAAGGATTGGGAGCCCTGGagaaaggaagtttttttttttttttttctttttccctacaCTTTCTTCAGGGAGAGACCTTTGAGGAGTGAAGGGAAAGGCTCCTGCTCTCCTTGTTGTCTATACTTCAAACACTCCCTCTTGGGAGTAAGTGAATACAGGCCAGGAGGGAGTTTTTCTCTACAAGATGGAGGCTTCGTGCAGAACTGTATAGGAGAGATTTGTGGATGCCATGACCAAGCCTGTGAGGCAGGAAGGGGTCTAGGGTGTGttcttttcctggggagatgtgtaACATAGGACCTGTGCCCTTGTTAAGACTAGAGAGACTGTGGCAAGAAGAGCTGAATGAAGCTGGGCCGGAAGCCGCCTCCCTGCGAAGGGTTGTGTGGATCTTTTGTCGCACCAGGCTCGTCCTGTCCATCGTGTGCCTGATGATCACGCAGCTGGCTGCCTTCAGTGGACCAGTAAGTTCTAACTATCCTTTCCGAACGTCTCCAGGGGCCCAGCCATGGCCAGCATTAACCCTGTTCTGTTGCAGAGGTTCTGATCGCCTTTGGGCCAGTTAGCATGCTTCTAGGGCTACCGAAGAGGGTCAGTGGATTTGGGAGTGGATGGCGGCTTGTCAGCTAGAAGGATGAGGACACAGTGCCGCAGGAGAAGAAACCACTGGCTTGTTTTCCTGGGGCTGGGTGAATCTGAACAGGTCCTCACAGCACAGGACCTGCTC
This genomic stretch from Cricetulus griseus strain 17A/GY chromosome 4, alternate assembly CriGri-PICRH-1.0, whole genome shotgun sequence harbors:
- the Abcc5 gene encoding multidrug resistance-associated protein 5 isoform X4, whose amino-acid sequence is MKDIDMGKEYVIPSPGYRSVRERSSAPGPHRDCEKSRFQRARPLESQDALETAARAEGLPLDVSVHSHLQILDEEHTKGKYHHGLSALKPFRTTSKHQHPVDNAGLFSYMTFSWLSPLAYVVHKKGELLMEDVWSLSKYESSDVNCRRLERLWQEELNEAGPEAASLRRVVWIFCRTRLVLSIVCLMITQLAAFSGPNFQDGCILRSE